From the genome of Populus trichocarpa isolate Nisqually-1 chromosome 15, P.trichocarpa_v4.1, whole genome shotgun sequence, one region includes:
- the LOC7474025 gene encoding probable (S)-N-methylcoclaurine 3'-hydroxylase isozyme 2: MDQTSLTKVLNLLAPPFLLLLPLLFFILKCVSSPSSKNQSLPPGPKPWPIIGNILHFGKKPHISTANFAKTHGPLISLKLGKQLLIVGSSKRAATEILKSHDRLLSARYVFKAALFENHVLDRISIVWATQCSDGWKSLRALCRNELFSAKAIESQAVLREKKMGEMVGFIGRREGEVVGIGEVVLAIVFNTIANLLFSVDLIGLEDDGATTGLKSLMWRMMKLGATPNIADFYPILGGIDPQGLKRKMAVCVNQMFDIWGKYIKERREKHVHDGPRSDFLDVFLANGFEDLQINWLALELLSAGTDTTATTVEWAIAELLKNKEVLKKVSEEIKRETDTNSLKESHVSQLPYLNACVKETLRLHPPVPFLIPRRALETCKVMDYTIPRDSEVIVNVWAVGRDPWLWEDPLSFKPERFLGSDLDFKGQDFEFLPFGAGRRICPGLPMAAKQVHLIIATLLYYFDWSLPNGEDPAMLDMSEKFGITLQKEQPLLVVPRRRI, translated from the exons ATGGATCAAACATCTTTGACAAAAGTGCTCAACCTCTTAGCTCCTCCCTTTCTCCTCCTTCtacctcttctcttcttcatccTCAAGTGCGTTTCCTCACCCTCTTCTAAAAACCAGTCTCTTCCACCAGGTCCCAAGCCATGGCCTATCATAGGCAACATTCTCCACTTTGGAAAAAAGCCTCATATCTCAACGGCAAACTTTGCCAAAACTCATGGCCCTTTAATCTCACTAAAACTAGGAAAACAACTTCTCATTGTTGGGTCCTCGAAGAGGGCAGCAACTGAAATTCTGAAATCTCATGACCGTTTGCTCTCTGCTAGATATGTGTTTAAAGCAGCTCTTTTTGAAAACCATGTCCTTGACCGCATATCAATTGTTTGGGCCACACAGTGCTCTGATGGATGGAAGTCTTTGAGAGCCTTGTGCAGGAACGAGCTATTCTCAGCTAAAGCAATAGAGTCACAAGCTGttttgagagagaagaagatgggGGAGATGGTGGGATTTATAGGAAGAAGAGAAGGGGAGGTTGTTGGTATTGGAGAAGTTGTGCTTGCTATTGTTTTTAACACAATAGCTAACCTTTTATTCTCTGTAGATTTGATTGGATTGGAAGATGACGGAGCTACTACTGGATTGAAAAGCCTTATGTGGAGGATGATGAAGTTAGGGGCTACACCAAATATTGCTGATTTTTATCCTATACTTGGAGGTATAGATCCTCAAGGTCTAAAAAGAAAGATGGCAGTATGTGTTAATCAAATGTTTGACATATGGGGAAAATACATcaaggaaagaagagaaaagcatGTCCACGATGGTCCAAGAAGCGATTTCTTGGATGTTTTTCTTGCGAACGGATTCGAAGATCTTCAAATCAATTGGTTGGCTCTG GAGCTGCTTAGTGCAGGCACAGACACAACAGCCACGACAGTAGAGTGGGCAATTGCTGAGCTGCTGAAGAACAAAGAAGTCTTGAAGAAAGTTAGCGAGGAGATAAAGAGAGAAACAGACACAAATTCGCTGAAAGAATCCCATGTCTCTCAACTTCCTTACTTGAATGCTTGTGTAAAGGAAACACTCAGGTTACATCCTCCTGTGCCATTTCTTATTCCACGCAGAGCTCTTGAGACCTGTAAGGTTATGGATTACACGATTCCAAGAGATTCTGAAGTGATTGTGAATGTTTGGGCTGTAGGGCGTGATCCCTGGCTCTGGGAAGACCCTTTATCGTTCAAGCCTGAAAGGTTCCTAGGCTCTGATCTGGACTTCAAGGGGCAGGATTTCGAGTTTCTACCTTTTGGTGCAGGAAGAAGAATTTGCCCTGGACTACCCATGGCTGCCAAGCAAGTTCATTTGATTATCGCCACTTTGTTATATTACTTCGATTGGTCTCTTCCAAACGGTGAGGATCCTGCCATGTTAGACATGAGTGAAAAGTTTGGCATAACATTACAGAAGGAACAGCCTCTACTTGTTGTTCCTAGACGAAGAATTTGA
- the LOC7474026 gene encoding probable methyltransferase PMT16, producing the protein MAGPHQQYHAISKPVTANFPFFKKINLYTFLLILFLCTFSYLFGSWRNTIVSIPCDPSKPTTTVTEEGKSLDFATHHSAGDLDVTLTSEVRTYPSCNVNLSEYTPCEDPKRSFKFSRHQLIYEERHCPEKGELLKCRIPAPYGYRNPFTWPASRDYAWYNNVPHKHLTVEKAVQNWIRFEGDRFRFPGGGTMFPNGADAYIDDIGRLIDLNDGSIRTAIDTGCGVASWGAYLLSRNVLTMSFAPRDNHEAQVQFALERGVPALIGIMASKRLPYPSRAFDMAHCSRCLIPWADFGGQYLIEVDRVLRPGGYWILSGPPINWKTHWKGWDRTEDDLNDEQNKIETVANSLCWKKLVEKDDIAIWQKPINHLNCKANRKITQNPPFCPAHDPDKAWYTNMETCLTNLPEVSTNQDVAGGELPKWPERLNAVPPRISRGTLEGITAETFQKDTALWNRRVSYYKAVNNQLEKPGRYRNILDMNAYLGGFAAALINDPLWVMNVVPVQASANTLGVIYERGLIGTYQDWCEAMSTYPRTYDFIHADSVFSLYDGRCEMEDILLEMDRILRPEGNVIFRDDVDVLVKIKKITDILNWDSRIVDHEDGPHQREKLLFAVKAYWTAPADHQKESTTSS; encoded by the exons ATGGCTGGTCCTCATCAACAATACCATGCCATCTCCAAACCCGTCACCGCCAATTTCCCTTTCTTCAAGAAGATCAACCTGTACACCTTCCTCCTTATTCTTTTCCTTTGCACCTTCTCTTATCTCTTCGGTTCCTGGCGCAACACCATTGTTTCAATCCCATGCGACCCCTCAAAACCCACCACCACCGTAACCGAAGAAGGAAAATCTCTTGACTTTGCAACCCACCACAGTGCAGGTGATTTAGATGTCACGTTAACATCAGAAGTCAGAACCTACCCTTCATGCAACGTGAATTTAAGTGAGTACACGCCATGTGAGGATCCCAAGAGGTCATTTAAATTCAGCAGGCATCAATTGATATACGAAGAAAGGCATTGTCCAGAGAAAGGCGAGTTACTAAAGTGTCGTATACCAGCTCCATACGGGTACAGGAACCCTTTTACATGGCCTGCAAGTAGGGATTATGCTTGGTACAATAACGTGCCACACAAGCACCTAACGGTGGAGAAGGCAGTGCAAAACTGGATCAGATTTGAAGGTGATCGGTTTAGATTTCCTGGTGGAGGGACTATGTTTCCTAATGGCGCTGATGCttatattgatgatattggAAGATTGATTGATCTCAACGATGGGTCTATTAGGACTGCCATTGATACTGGCTGCGGG GTTGCAAGTTGGGGAGCTTATCTTCTGTCACGCAACGTATTAACAATGTCCTTTGCACCAAGAGACAATCACGAAGCACAGGTGCAATTTGCCCTAGAAAGAGGAGTTCCTGCCTTGATCGGGATTATGGCCTCAAAAAGGCTCCCATACCCATCTAGAGCCTTCGACATGGCACATTGCTCTCGTTGCCTTATTCCATGGGCCGATTTCG GAGGgcaatatttgattgaagtcGATCGAGTTCTAAGGCCAGGTGGGTATTGGATTTTGTCTGGTCCACCAATTAATTGGAAGACTCATTGGAAGGGCTGGGACAGAACAGAAGATGATTTGAATGATGAACAGAACAAAATTGAGACCGTGGCTAACAGCTTATGTTGGAAAAAGTTGGTGGAGAAAGATGACATTGCCATATGGCAAAAGCCAATCAATCACTTGAATTGTAAAGCTAACAGGAAAATCACACAAAATCCACCGTTCTGCCCTGCTCATGATCCTGACAAAGCCTG gtacACAAACATGGAGACTTGTCTGACTAACTTGCCTGAGGTATCTACCAATCAAGACGTTGCCGGCGGAGAATTGCCGAAATGGCCTGAGAGATTGAATGCTGTACCACCAAGAATTAGTAGAGGAACTTTGGAAGGGATTACAGCTGAAACTTTCCAAAAAGATACAGCACTTTGGAATAGGAGAGTGTCATATTATAAAGCTGTAAATAACCAATTAGAAAAACCAGGAAGGTACCGTAACATTTTGGACATGAATGCTTACTTGGGTGGATTTGCTGCTGCTCTTATAAATGACCCACTTTGGGTTATGAACGTGGTTCCCGTCCAAGCCAGTGCTAACACTCTTGGAGTAATTTATGAGCGAGGATTAATTGGAACATATCAGGATTG GTGTGAAGCAATGTCTACTTATCCAAGAACTTATGACTTCATCCATGCTGATTCTGTATTTAGCCTCTATGACGGCAG ATGTGAAATGGAAGATATTTTGCTAGAGATGGATAGAATTCTGAGACCTGAAGGAAATGTAATATTTAGAGATGATGTTGATGTGTTGGTGAAGATTAAGAAAATAACTGATATATTGAACTGGGACAGTCGAATTGTTGATCATGAAGATGGACCTCATCAAAGGGAAAAACTTCTTTTTGCTGTCAAGGCTTACTGGACAGCTCCTGCTGATCATCAGAAAGAGTCCACCACATCTTCTTAA
- the LOC7454482 gene encoding protein MEN-8, whose protein sequence is MAALKSLSSPVAVLLLLTALAVQTQLAHSQQCTSQLNNLNVCAPFVVPGAANTNPNAECCNALEAVQHDCLCSTLQISSRLPSQCNLPPLTCGN, encoded by the coding sequence atgGCAGCACTCAAATCCCTTAGCTCCCCAGTAGCAGTGCTTCTCTTGCTCACTGCACTAGCAGTGCAGACTCAACTGGCTCACTCGCAGCAATGCACATCCCAGCTCAATAACCTAAATGTGTGTGCACCATTTGTGGTACCTGGTGCTGCTAACACCAACCCGAATGCTGAGTGTTGTAATGCACTAGAGGCAGTGCAACATGACTGCCTCTGCAGCACTCTCCAGATCTCGTCTCGCCTTCCTTCTCAATGCAATCTTCCACCTCTCACTTGTGGTAACTAG